A stretch of Fusarium poae strain DAOMC 252244 chromosome 2, whole genome shotgun sequence DNA encodes these proteins:
- a CDS encoding hypothetical protein (BUSCO:42945at5125) — protein sequence MSQPDPKRVKTDDEAPYELIYWPGIPGRGEFIRLAFEEAGVPYSDVAQDTEKGFEAIKKLTATDNIGDDHNPPALAPPALKHGDLLISQTTNVLLYVAPKLGLAPKEGNGLYHLNQIALTIMDGLVNELHDTHHPIAISQYYDEQKEEAKKRSSSFIKDRLPKYFKYMQRLLDAKTSGEGPWLYGDSLTYADLVLFQAVDGTKFSFPKSVEKLEKSGDYDGVFKVYEAVKERPNISKYLESNRRYAYSDGIYRYYPELQEE from the exons ATGTCTCAGCCTGATCCGAAACGCGTCAAGACTGATGATGAAGCTCCTTACGAGCTCATCTACTGGCCCGGTATCCCCGGCCGCGGCGAATTCATCCGCCTCGCCTTTGAAGAAGCCGGTGTTCCCTACTCAGATGTTGCACAAGATACAGAAAAGGGCTTTGAAGCTATCAAGAAACTCACTGCCACCGACAACATCGGCGATGATCATAACCCGCCGGCTCTAGCTCCGCCAGCACTCAAGCACGGTGATCTACTCATCTCTCAAACCACCAACGTCCTTCTCTACGTTGCACCCAAGCTCGGGTTGGCGCCTAAAGAGGGTAATGGGTTGTACCACCTCAACCAGATTGCGTTGACTATCATGGATGGTCTTGTAAATGAACTCCACGATACTCACCATCCCATCGCCATCAGCCAGTACTATGACGAACAAAAGGAGGAAGCCAAGAAAAGATCTAGCTCATTTATCAAAGATCGTCTGCCCAAGTACTTCAAGTACATGCAGCGACTGCTAGATGCCAAGACTAGTGGAGAAGGGCCATGGTTGTACGGTGATAGTCTCACTTACGCAGACCTCGTATTGTTCCAG GCTGTAGATGGTACCAAGTTTTCTTTCCCCAAGTCTGTCGAGAAATTGGAAAAATCTGGTGACTACGATGGCGTTTTCAAAGTGTACGAAGCTGTCAAGGAGAGACCCAACATCAGCAAATATCTTGAGAGCAATAGGCGTTACGCCTACTCGGATGGCATCTACCGATACTACCCAGAGCTGCAAGAAGAGTAA